The genomic DNA CGTGCCGTCGTAATTCGGTTCCAGCCCGAAAAACGCGTCGGGAACGGAGACGAACATGAGCGCCGCTTCCAAAAATTCGCAGTCGATGCCCACGGGCCCCTCGCTGTCGCCGTCCGCCACGCCGTCGCCGTCCGCATCGTAGTTGCCCTGCATCCCGATGCCTAAATTTTCGAAATATTTGCGGTAGAAGCCCGTGCCCTCGCCGCCCGATCTGCGCACCGCGGTGTAGAAACTTTCGATGCCTTTGAGCCGCGAAAACGCGTCGTCCGCGCCGCCCACAAGACTGCGCGCGACCACGTCGTAATAACTGGTCTGCATCACGGCGCCGCCGTTGCGCACGCCGCACTCCCACGAATCCGCCTGCCCGACCGCCCAGACGCTGTCGGACGCGTTGTTTTTGGTGGAAAAACGCGGCGCGAACAAAAACTTATAGATATCGTCGCCCTTGGAGGTATCGCCCGCGATCTCGCGCTCGCCCGATACCCAACTTAAAATACGTTCCGCCTGCGCGGGAGTGGCGATACCGTCCGTGACCGCCTGCAAGTTGAACATCAGAAAGCCGTAGTCCATTTTCTCCGTCGTGACGCCCGTGCCGTCCTGCGTATCGTAATATCCCGCAAAAAAACGGCCCTTTTCGTCGTCCCAGAATTTTTCGCGCATGACGTTTTCGCAGCGTTCGAGTTTCTCACGGAGAGAAGAAATCGTTTCTTGATAGGGAACGACCGTCTTCATGTCCTTGCCGAGCACGGTGACGGCGGGCGATTCTACGTCATATTCCTCAGCCATCTGCTCTAAAAACAGCATACCTTCGAGCGCCTGATGGTAAGAAAGATTGGAATACAGATTGGCGTTGGGGAACGAGATCGCATCCCAGAACCCGTCGCTGATGCCGATGCCCGTGGCGGGCGTGCCGCAATTGAAATGACCCACGAGATAACTGTTGTCGATAATACCGTTCTGTTCGCCGTTCAGACAGGTCAGATAGAATTGCAGCGCGCGGCGCGCGTTGGGCAAGACCGTCTTTAAAAGTTCGGTATCCTGCGTATAGGAAAGATAGTGTTTCGCCGCGGAGATATACTGCCCGCAGTTATCCGACATACGGTCGTCGAAATCCGAGCGGATAAAGTTGTAGAGCAGTTTGCCCTGCACCTTTTTCCCCTCTTTGGCGCGCAGCACGAATTTCAGGCGCGTGACCATGTTCTCGTGCAGGCTGTCGCGCCCCCACTTTTCGTTGAGATACATATTGAGGAAAGTGCCCTGCCATACGTTTTCCGTCTGCGAAAAGTCCTTCGCCACGGTGGCGTATTCGGAAAAGCGCACGCATTTGTCGTCCGACCAGTTTGCGTCGTCCTTGGTCTGGAAATACACGTACAGATCGTCGAGGTCGGAGGGTTCGCCCTGCGTCAGTTCGTATTTCCAGGAAAAATGCAGGAAAGGCGAGTAGAAAGCGTTGGTGCCCTTGCCGCCCCGAATGAGCGGCGATACCACGCAGATCTCCGATGCCGATGCTGCGGTCTCGGCGGCAAGATAGCCTTCGGTACCGTCCGCGGATTCGCTGCCTTCCGCTTTCTGCGTAAAGTGGGAAACGTTCGTGCCGCTCTCCCCTTGCCAACCGTCAATGCCGTCGGTGAACTCTTCGCCGAAACCGCCCATGTTGTTGTGTCTGTACGAAGGGAACGCCCAGCCCTGCCCCCAGTCGGACGAGGTAATTCCCGTGGAGGTGGAAATATACCCCTGTCTGTCCTGCAAAGACATATAATCGAACGTGAGCCAGTCGCGCACCCAGCGATTCGTCGCGTAATGCTCGGTGAGGTTGGCGGGCGATGCGTCCCAGAAACTGCCGATCATGGACTCCCATTCCTTCCATACGGGCTGCCCCGCGCCGACGGGAAAGGCGTGGATGCGGCGCTCGTTATAGCGCATATGCCGCTCGAAATAGTCGTTCAAAAAGGCGTCCAGCCCGTTGTCCGAACTGTAAAAACGCAGCACATTGTCGCCGGAGGCATGTTTTACCTCGTAATCGTAAGGCTGATATTTTTCCCCGCCGCCGCAGCCGACTGCGGCAAGCAGCAGCGCCCCGCAGAGCGCCACGGGCAAAATCTTGGAAAATAATTTCATACGCACCTCTGTTTTTTTACGCGCGGCCTTCGAGTTTTTTGATATCGCCGTTCTCGGCGCCGTTTTCTCTCAGAGACTGAAAGAGCGCTCGGGAATAAGTGACGTTGTCGAGTTTGAGATAGTAACGATAGGTAAATGAATCGTACGTCGGCATGGAGAATTTTCCGAGCGGCGCGGTATACGTGCACGAAACCGCGCCCGAAGGATCCACGCCGATATTCGACATATCGACGGTATATTCGTTACGTCCCACGAGCATATGTTCCACGTCGGGCACGTAAAGACCGATGCCCCAGTCGTCCTCGTTGAGCCAGGCGATCCAGTTTTCCGTAGCGCGGAAACGGTTGGCGGAAGTGCCCGGCGACCAGAAGCCTAAATTGTCGTCATAGGAGATGCTCTTGTCCGTCCAGGGTTCGCCGCCCTTATAGGCGGCAAGTTTGCCGAGCGGCGTGATGCCGTAGAAAGCGGGCAGTTCCTGGTCGCGCACGTTGTCGTGCACGTAACCCGAAAAATCCGTGCTCTTGTTCGTGACGGAAACGTATTCGCCGTAGAGCGGGTCTTCTAAAATCTCGTAGACATCCTCCATATAGAAAGGCGTGATACTGCCCGATTTCGCCCAGTCCATGGGGCGCACTTTGATATAGATGCGCGTATCCGTAAACTGCACGTCGACGAGTTGGCTCAGATTCTGATACATATCGCCGCCCTGTACGGGGTTATACGGCCATGCGACGTCGGGCGTCGCGGGATTGCCGTCGTGATCGAAAAGCCCGCACTCGTAATCGTCCTGCGGCTCGTCGAGCGAATCCCCTTTCGTGCCGTAAAAGGACTGCTGCACGAGCCGCCCCGTATCGTGCGCGTTGATGAGATTGACGTCGTCCTCGACGTACATTTTGTCTTTGGCGCTCTGCCCCACGTACACGTTGCCCATATCCGAATAGAGTGCGACGCCCTGATTGACGGAAGAAAGATAATCGATCGCGCCGCCCAGTTTCAGATTGACGCCCAGTTTCACCGTCTTGCCTTGAATGTATAACTGCATGTTCTCTTCGGTATAATCGGGCGCATAGAAATTGACTTTGGAAAAGTCGATGGGATGCACGGCGGCGGAAACTTTTTTCAGTTCGAACGCGCCGCTTTGATGCACGCACTTGAAATCGATGGATTCAAGCGTCTTATCGAAATTATTTTCATGATAATAATCGAGGATCTGCCGAAACTCGGTATCGTCTTTAGAGAGGAAAAAGCGCTCGCTGTACTTTTTGCCGCCCTCGCCCGTAAAATGCATGGTCGCGTCCAATCCGCAGGCGGACGTATATTCCAGTTTGATATAATTCTGCCCGCCGAACGCCGCGTCGAAACGCACGGTGTAACTCTCGCCCGCAGAAAAGGTCTTGGAAACGCCTTCCGTCCACACGTCGGTAAAGGTCACCGACGGCTCGGGCGGGGTATCCTGCTTTTCGCAACCCGCAAAGAGCGGAACGCCCATGAGCATCGCCAGGGCGAAACTCAGTATTTTTTTGGTTTTCATGATTTCTCCTTAACCTTTGATGCCGCCGATCTTGATGCCGCCGATCATCTGTTTCTGGAAGATGAGAAACAGCGCCATGGGCACGAGGGACATGACGACGCACATCGCCATCAGTTTATTCTGCAAATTCGCCGTCACGTTGGAATTGCTGGTATAAAAGTAGTAGAAAGCAAGCCCCACCGTGTATTGATCCTCGGCATTGCCCAGATACAGAAGCGGCCCCTGAAAGTCCATCCAAAGCCCCATGACCATGCCGATCGCCATATACAAAAAGACGTTGAAGCACAGGGGGAACACGATGAGAAAAAAGATCTGATATTCGTTCGCGCCGTCGATGCGGGCGGCGTTGTCCACGTCCTTGGGGATCGAGCGCATGAACTGGATGACCAGAAAAATATTGAGCGCGCCGCCGCCCCAGAACGCGCCGATCCACTGCGAGGAGAGTTTGCCGATGAGTTTCATCTGCGAATAGAGAAAATATTGCGGGATCATCAGGACCGCCGTCGGCAAAAGGACGGTGGACATGACGAACGCGAACATAAATTTTTTGCCCTTGAAGTTGTGCCGCGCGAACGGAAAGGCGCAAAAGCAAGCGGTGAAAGGCGCGAAAAATCCGTTGATGAGCACCACTTGCAGGGTGTTGAGGATATTATGCCAGAAATCTTTTACGATGGTATAGTTGGAAACGGTGAAATGCTGCGGAAAAAAGTGCGTGTTCCCCGCCTGCAATTCCTGCGCGGACATGAGGCTCTTGTTGATCATGAACAGATACGGGAACATAAAGAATACGATCAGGATCGCCGCCACGGCGTATTTCACCGTAAGATAAACATATTTCCTGCGGTTCGCGCGTTTTTTGCTTTTTTGCGCCGCTTCGCTTTGCGGAATTTCTCCCGTCAAAATGTTTTCTTTCGTCATGAATCTTCTCCGTATTGGATCCACCCGCCCGTCTTGAACATGACGAGCGTCAGCGCGCCGATGATAAAGAACAGGATCCACGCCATCGCGCACGCCAGCCCGTAGTTGCCGGGGAAACTGTCCTGAAACGCCGTCACGTAGATGCGTATGGCGATAAAATTCAGGCTGTCGTCCACGCCCGTGCCGTAGTTGGCGTACGTGCCGAATACCTGCAATCCCCCGATCATCGAAGTGACCGCGTTATAAAACAGAATGGGCGTAGACATGGGCACGGTGATGGCGAACAGGCGCCTGAAATAGCCCGCGCCGTCGATCTTCGCCGCCTCGTACAGGTCGGGCGAAATGTTGCCGAACGCCGCCAGCCACATGATCATGCCGCCTCCCACGCCCCAAAGCCCCGTGACGATAAGGGTGGGCAGCGCGGTCTTGGCGTCCGTGAAAAAGGTGAGCGGCTCCATGCCCAGTTTCATCAGCCATGTGTTGAACAATCCGTTCATCGTGGGATCCGCGAGGTTC from Candidatus Borkfalkia ceftriaxoniphila includes the following:
- a CDS encoding carbohydrate ABC transporter permease, with translation MKLNSAASADTAAALARKRSRMRVLKKNLVSYSFLLPVIIGILVFTLYPICMSFLYALSNFNGTKITQMGLFNFQKIFTFGVTGWGDRVFGSLGITFVYVVCNLTLSLVLSYVLALFLQRAIAGMRIIRVLCYLPCLIPGIAAGFIWTDAFAANLADPTMNGLFNTWLMKLGMEPLTFFTDAKTALPTLIVTGLWGVGGGMIMWLAAFGNISPDLYEAAKIDGAGYFRRLFAITVPMSTPILFYNAVTSMIGGLQVFGTYANYGTGVDDSLNFIAIRIYVTAFQDSFPGNYGLACAMAWILFFIIGALTLVMFKTGGWIQYGEDS
- a CDS encoding glucosidase family protein, whose protein sequence is MKLFSKILPVALCGALLLAAVGCGGGEKYQPYDYEVKHASGDNVLRFYSSDNGLDAFLNDYFERHMRYNERRIHAFPVGAGQPVWKEWESMIGSFWDASPANLTEHYATNRWVRDWLTFDYMSLQDRQGYISTSTGITSSDWGQGWAFPSYRHNNMGGFGEEFTDGIDGWQGESGTNVSHFTQKAEGSESADGTEGYLAAETAASASEICVVSPLIRGGKGTNAFYSPFLHFSWKYELTQGEPSDLDDLYVYFQTKDDANWSDDKCVRFSEYATVAKDFSQTENVWQGTFLNMYLNEKWGRDSLHENMVTRLKFVLRAKEGKKVQGKLLYNFIRSDFDDRMSDNCGQYISAAKHYLSYTQDTELLKTVLPNARRALQFYLTCLNGEQNGIIDNSYLVGHFNCGTPATGIGISDGFWDAISFPNANLYSNLSYHQALEGMLFLEQMAEEYDVESPAVTVLGKDMKTVVPYQETISSLREKLERCENVMREKFWDDEKGRFFAGYYDTQDGTGVTTEKMDYGFLMFNLQAVTDGIATPAQAERILSWVSGEREIAGDTSKGDDIYKFLFAPRFSTKNNASDSVWAVGQADSWECGVRNGGAVMQTSYYDVVARSLVGGADDAFSRLKGIESFYTAVRRSGGEGTGFYRKYFENLGIGMQGNYDADGDGVADGDSEGPVGIDCEFLEAALMFVSVPDAFFGLEPNYDGTLAVQPRMPASLDYWRMENLLFGGVSYDLSIGKYFVQLSNVQQSSSLSMEVRLAKPSFKFKVFYNGAQAQYKEENGSIVVKVPFENGKVEIKGV
- a CDS encoding carbohydrate ABC transporter permease gives rise to the protein MTKENILTGEIPQSEAAQKSKKRANRRKYVYLTVKYAVAAILIVFFMFPYLFMINKSLMSAQELQAGNTHFFPQHFTVSNYTIVKDFWHNILNTLQVVLINGFFAPFTACFCAFPFARHNFKGKKFMFAFVMSTVLLPTAVLMIPQYFLYSQMKLIGKLSSQWIGAFWGGGALNIFLVIQFMRSIPKDVDNAARIDGANEYQIFFLIVFPLCFNVFLYMAIGMVMGLWMDFQGPLLYLGNAEDQYTVGLAFYYFYTSNSNVTANLQNKLMAMCVVMSLVPMALFLIFQKQMIGGIKIGGIKG